A genomic window from Streptomyces sp. WMMC940 includes:
- a CDS encoding CHAD domain-containing protein — translation MHNHDLPLAPRGAGAEQVLAGYLQEQAGGFLRSLRLHGESGADTQGAAEAVRSLRRAARRIRGTLHTFRPLLDQAWADQLRTELAWLSGVLAEEHACTARLTRLLDALARLSGTQPVPAARAADGDARAGAPADGSPTAPSEGPPAAERPGRGTLTVGGARAGALLERQLTLGRTRAHSAALQALGSSRFHAVADAVALLASEVPLAPPAGAPGAALAAHAEVAERRLLDAVTALPLTRAAHPYNAEALVHGLATASAGEAQDAPWHQVRHLLRLHRYAQEVLYADDGTCPGRRLTAAGRTLDRHRDAAEAAAAAASAARTPRIAPATAYALGVLHADQRHEVEAARFAFQRTWREAPPGQDGPRDEHALAAP, via the coding sequence GTGCACAACCATGACCTTCCCCTGGCGCCGCGGGGGGCCGGCGCCGAACAGGTCCTGGCCGGATATCTGCAGGAACAGGCCGGCGGCTTCCTCCGCAGTCTGCGACTGCACGGCGAGAGCGGTGCGGACACGCAGGGCGCGGCGGAGGCCGTCCGGTCCCTGCGGCGGGCCGCACGCCGCATCCGCGGCACCCTCCACACCTTCCGTCCCCTGCTGGACCAGGCCTGGGCGGACCAACTGCGCACCGAGCTCGCCTGGCTGTCCGGGGTCCTCGCCGAGGAACACGCCTGTACGGCACGGCTGACCCGGCTGCTCGACGCCCTGGCCCGGCTCTCGGGCACCCAGCCGGTGCCGGCGGCCCGGGCCGCGGACGGCGACGCCCGGGCCGGGGCACCCGCGGACGGCTCTCCGACAGCTCCCTCCGAGGGGCCGCCCGCCGCCGAACGGCCCGGCCGCGGCACCCTCACCGTGGGCGGCGCCCGCGCCGGGGCGCTGCTGGAGCGGCAGCTGACGCTCGGCCGCACCCGGGCCCACTCCGCCGCCCTCCAGGCGCTCGGCTCCTCACGGTTCCACGCGGTCGCGGACGCCGTCGCCCTGCTCGCCTCCGAGGTACCGCTGGCCCCGCCCGCCGGGGCGCCCGGCGCCGCCCTCGCGGCGCACGCGGAGGTCGCCGAGCGCAGGCTGCTCGACGCGGTCACCGCACTGCCGCTGACCCGCGCGGCCCACCCGTACAACGCGGAGGCCCTGGTCCACGGCCTCGCCACCGCCTCCGCGGGCGAGGCGCAGGACGCCCCGTGGCACCAGGTGCGGCACCTGCTGCGGCTCCACCGCTACGCCCAGGAGGTGCTGTACGCGGATGACGGCACCTGCCCCGGTCGGCGGCTCACCGCAGCGGGCCGCACCCTCGACCGGCACCGCGACGCCGCCGAGGCGGCCGCGGCCGCCGCCTCCGCCGCCCGCACGCCCCGTATCGCACCGGCCACCGCGTACGCCCTCGGCGTGCTCCACGCCGACCAGCGCCACGAGGTCGAGGCCGCCCGCTTCGCCTTCCAGCGGACATGGCGGGAAGCGCCCCCCGGACAGGACGGGCCCCGGGACGAGCACGCGCTGGCCGCGCCATGA
- a CDS encoding NUDIX hydrolase produces MSTAPDGTVLAAGCVLWRRSPQTAGGIEICLVHRPRYDDWSHPKGKLKRGEPALEGALREVREETGHQGVPGPVLPTVRYLVAGRPKQVSYWAAEAPSPGDFTPGHEVDRIAWLPPDAARRRITEPRDRTLVDALLKAIGTR; encoded by the coding sequence ATGAGCACCGCCCCCGACGGCACCGTCCTCGCGGCCGGCTGCGTCCTGTGGCGCCGCTCCCCGCAGACGGCCGGGGGAATCGAGATCTGCCTGGTCCACCGCCCCAGGTACGACGACTGGTCGCACCCGAAGGGCAAGCTCAAGCGGGGCGAGCCGGCACTCGAGGGGGCGCTGCGCGAGGTCCGTGAGGAGACCGGACACCAGGGGGTGCCGGGCCCGGTCCTGCCGACGGTCCGCTACCTCGTCGCCGGCCGCCCCAAGCAGGTCAGCTACTGGGCCGCCGAAGCCCCCTCGCCCGGTGACTTCACCCCCGGCCACGAGGTCGACCGCATCGCCTGGCTGCCCCCGGACGCCGCCCGCCGCCGGATCACCGAACCGCGCGACCGGACCCTCGTCGACGCCCTGCTGAAGGCCATCGGCACCCGCTGA
- a CDS encoding phosphatidylinositol-specific phospholipase C, producing the protein MSLTRRGFLTGAAVASASVLIGVPGPAAAAPRRALGPQDWMSGFDDARALRTLTIPGTHDSGARFGGPWSECQNTTIAQQLDSGIRFLDVRCRAIDGSFAIHHGPSYQNMMFGDVLVACRDFLRAHPSETVLMRVKQEYSGESDATFRAIFDDYLDVRGWRSLFHIGNALPALGRARGRVVLIADNGGLPGPKWWDGGVFDTQDDWNAPPWDKYPKVEAHLRKAVAQPGKLFVNFVSTSAYLPPRWNSDDLNPRVHRFLDGTASGWKGLGIVVLDFPDTRSGLVDSLIRHN; encoded by the coding sequence ATGTCCTTGACCAGACGTGGTTTCCTCACGGGCGCGGCAGTGGCCTCCGCGTCCGTTCTCATCGGCGTGCCCGGCCCGGCGGCGGCCGCGCCGCGGCGGGCGCTCGGCCCGCAGGACTGGATGTCCGGCTTCGACGACGCGAGGGCGCTGCGGACGCTCACCATCCCCGGCACCCACGACTCCGGCGCCCGCTTCGGCGGCCCCTGGTCGGAGTGCCAGAACACCACCATCGCCCAGCAACTGGACTCGGGGATCCGCTTCCTGGACGTACGCTGCCGGGCCATCGACGGTTCGTTCGCCATCCACCACGGGCCCTCGTACCAGAACATGATGTTCGGCGACGTCCTCGTCGCCTGCCGCGACTTCCTGCGCGCGCACCCCTCGGAGACGGTCCTGATGCGGGTGAAGCAGGAGTACTCGGGCGAGAGCGACGCCACCTTCCGCGCCATCTTCGACGACTACCTCGACGTACGGGGCTGGCGCTCGCTGTTCCACATCGGCAACGCCCTCCCCGCCCTCGGCCGGGCGCGCGGCAGGGTGGTCCTGATCGCCGACAACGGGGGCCTGCCCGGACCGAAGTGGTGGGACGGCGGCGTCTTCGACACCCAGGACGACTGGAACGCCCCGCCGTGGGACAAGTACCCCAAGGTGGAGGCTCATCTGCGCAAGGCCGTCGCGCAGCCCGGCAAGCTGTTCGTCAACTTCGTCAGCACCTCGGCGTATCTCCCGCCGAGGTGGAACTCCGACGATCTCAACCCCCGTGTCCACCGCTTCCTGGACGGCACGGCGAGCGGCTGGAAAGGGCTCGGAATCGTCGTGCTCGACTTTCCCGACACCCGGTCAGGGCTGGTCGACTCGCTCATCCGGCACAACTGA
- the mshD gene encoding mycothiol synthase — MTDAAPAAIEPGRQIKTLDELTPELADDVLGLLSVAARADGVQAVSEQGRLYLRHGRREGVRHFVLTVAGDLRGYAQLEGTDPVEAPAAELVVHPAHRGRGHGRALGNALLGASGKRLRMWAHGGKSAARHLAQVLGLTLFRELRQLRRPLSPLDIAEPILPEGVTVRTFVPGQDDAAWLAVNASAFAHHPEQGSVTQRDLDDRKEEAWFDPKGFFLAERGGEIVGFHWTKLHAEDQLGEVYVLGIRPDAQGTGLGKALTAVGLRHLAAQGVPTAMLYVDADNPAALRVYERLGFTTHEVDLMYRTET; from the coding sequence ATGACTGACGCAGCTCCCGCAGCCATCGAGCCCGGCCGGCAGATCAAGACCCTCGACGAGCTCACCCCCGAGCTGGCCGACGACGTGCTCGGCCTGCTGTCCGTCGCCGCCCGCGCCGACGGAGTCCAGGCCGTCTCCGAACAGGGCCGGCTGTATCTGCGCCACGGCCGGCGCGAGGGGGTACGGCACTTCGTGCTCACCGTCGCCGGGGACCTCCGCGGATACGCCCAACTGGAGGGAACCGACCCGGTGGAGGCCCCCGCGGCCGAGCTGGTCGTCCATCCGGCGCACCGCGGCCGCGGCCACGGCCGGGCCCTCGGGAACGCGCTGCTCGGCGCGTCCGGCAAGCGGCTGCGGATGTGGGCGCACGGCGGCAAGTCCGCGGCCCGCCATCTCGCCCAGGTGCTCGGCCTGACCCTGTTCCGCGAACTGCGCCAGCTGAGGCGCCCGTTGAGCCCGCTCGACATCGCGGAACCGATCCTTCCGGAAGGCGTGACGGTCCGCACCTTCGTCCCCGGCCAGGACGACGCCGCCTGGCTCGCGGTCAACGCCTCCGCCTTCGCCCACCACCCCGAGCAGGGCTCGGTCACCCAGCGCGACCTCGACGACCGCAAGGAGGAGGCCTGGTTCGACCCCAAGGGCTTCTTCCTCGCCGAGCGCGGGGGCGAGATCGTCGGCTTCCACTGGACGAAGCTCCACGCCGAGGACCAGCTCGGTGAGGTGTACGTACTGGGTATCCGCCCCGACGCCCAGGGCACCGGCCTCGGCAAGGCCCTGACGGCGGTCGGACTGCGCCATCTCGCGGCACAGGGCGTACCGACGGCCATGCTGTACGTCGACGCGGACAACCCGGCGGCCCTGCGGGTCTACGAACGGCTCGGGTTCACCACGCACGAGGTGGACCTGATGTACCGCACGGAGACCTGA
- the pstC gene encoding phosphate ABC transporter permease subunit PstC gives MATTTQTDTPPPPRPAAAAKPRTRPGDRVFLGLSRGSGITLLLIMAAIAGFLSYRAFLAISKDQGNFLTTFEWNPAGDPPVFGIAVLAFGTIVSSVIAMAIAVPVAVGIALFISHYAPRKLAAPLAYIVDLLAAVPSIIYGLWGAIFLVPYLDGLNQWLDEYMGWTYIFDKSGDGPARNLFTVGILLAIMILPIITNVTREVFLQVPKMHEEAALALGATRWEVIRMSVLPFGRSGIISASMLGLGRALGETMAVAVVLSPSFLISGHLLDPGGGTFAQNIASKFNEANEFGRDALIASGLVLFVITLLVNGAARWIIARRKEYSGANA, from the coding sequence ATGGCAACCACCACTCAGACCGACACGCCGCCTCCACCGCGGCCGGCCGCAGCAGCCAAGCCCAGGACCCGCCCGGGAGACCGTGTCTTCCTGGGCCTGTCCCGTGGTTCCGGCATCACCCTGCTGCTGATCATGGCCGCGATCGCGGGCTTCCTCAGCTACCGTGCCTTCCTCGCCATCTCGAAGGACCAGGGGAACTTCCTCACCACCTTCGAGTGGAACCCGGCCGGTGACCCGCCGGTCTTCGGCATCGCCGTCCTGGCCTTCGGCACGATCGTCTCCTCGGTCATCGCCATGGCCATCGCCGTACCCGTCGCGGTCGGCATCGCGCTGTTCATCTCGCACTACGCGCCGCGCAAGCTCGCAGCACCGCTCGCCTACATCGTGGACCTGCTCGCGGCCGTGCCGAGCATCATCTACGGCCTCTGGGGCGCGATCTTCCTCGTCCCCTATCTCGACGGCCTCAACCAGTGGCTCGACGAGTACATGGGCTGGACGTACATCTTCGACAAGTCCGGTGACGGCCCCGCGCGCAACCTGTTCACCGTCGGCATCCTGCTGGCGATCATGATCCTGCCGATCATCACCAATGTCACCCGTGAGGTCTTCCTCCAGGTCCCGAAGATGCACGAGGAGGCCGCACTCGCCCTCGGAGCCACCCGCTGGGAGGTCATCCGCATGTCGGTGCTCCCCTTCGGCCGCTCCGGCATCATCAGCGCCTCCATGCTCGGACTGGGCCGCGCGCTCGGCGAGACCATGGCCGTCGCCGTGGTCCTCTCCCCGAGCTTCCTGATCTCCGGCCATCTGCTCGACCCGGGCGGCGGCACCTTCGCCCAGAACATCGCCTCGAAGTTCAACGAGGCCAATGAGTTCGGCCGCGACGCCCTCATCGCCTCCGGTCTCGTTCTCTTCGTCATCACCCTGCTGGTCAACGGCGCGGCCCGGTGGATCATCGCCCGTCGCAAGGAGTACTCGGGGGCCAACGCATGA
- a CDS encoding bifunctional metallophosphatase/5'-nucleotidase: MPATSHQKRRRVLAAAAGLTTVGALVAAMPAGAHERGKGHGHGHGHGYGRTVDVQLLSFNDLHGNLQPPAGSAGRVTHTNEDGTTRTIDAGGAEYLATHLREARKGNRYSITAAAGDMVGASPMLSGLFHDEPTIEALNKLKLDVTSVGNHEFDEGAKELARLQNGGCHPVEGCYEKKANGKPKTFRGADFPYLAANVTNEKSGRPVLDPYFVWEKNGVRIGFIGVTLEGTPDIVSAEGIKGLKFGDEIETINKYTKVLERKGVKSIVALLHEGGAPASGSYNYDCDSPGPGDGISGPIVDIAKKVSPQVDALVTGHTHQAYACTIPDPSGKPRTVTSAASFGKLYTDTTLTYDRRTRDIVRTSVASANHVVTRDVPKAADMTRLIDRWNTLAAPIANRPVGHISADIENPADSPERPAGNLIADAQLEGMAPADKGGAQLALMNPGGIRAGLVHKASGSEGDGVVTYGEAFTVQPFTNMMTAVDLTGAQLITALQQQVSGPNQAAPKILQVSEGFTYTLDMTKTGADRIVTGSVKLNGEPIDPAKTYRVAMNEFLAGGGDGFAVLKEHKNKLVGASDLDLLNAYFAAHSSPSAPLAPPATGRITVVR; the protein is encoded by the coding sequence ATGCCAGCGACATCGCACCAGAAGCGTCGCCGCGTACTCGCGGCCGCCGCCGGACTGACCACCGTCGGCGCACTGGTCGCCGCGATGCCCGCCGGGGCTCACGAGCGCGGCAAGGGACACGGCCACGGCCACGGACACGGTTACGGCCGCACCGTCGACGTCCAGCTGCTGTCCTTCAACGACCTGCACGGCAATCTGCAGCCGCCCGCAGGTTCGGCGGGCCGGGTCACCCACACCAACGAGGACGGCACCACCCGCACCATCGACGCGGGCGGCGCCGAGTACCTCGCCACGCATCTGCGCGAGGCGCGCAAGGGCAACAGGTACTCGATCACGGCGGCGGCCGGCGACATGGTCGGCGCTTCGCCGATGCTCTCCGGTCTCTTCCACGACGAGCCGACCATCGAGGCGCTCAACAAGCTGAAGCTCGATGTGACCTCCGTCGGCAACCACGAGTTCGACGAGGGCGCCAAGGAGCTCGCCCGGCTGCAGAACGGCGGCTGCCACCCGGTCGAGGGCTGCTACGAGAAGAAGGCCAACGGCAAGCCGAAGACCTTCCGCGGGGCGGACTTCCCGTACCTCGCGGCCAACGTCACCAACGAGAAGTCCGGCCGCCCGGTCCTGGACCCGTACTTCGTCTGGGAGAAGAACGGGGTGAGGATCGGCTTCATCGGCGTCACCCTCGAGGGCACCCCGGACATCGTCAGCGCCGAGGGCATCAAGGGCCTGAAGTTCGGCGACGAGATCGAGACGATCAACAAGTACACCAAGGTGCTGGAGCGCAAGGGCGTGAAGTCGATCGTCGCGCTGCTGCACGAGGGCGGCGCGCCGGCCTCCGGCTCGTACAACTACGACTGCGACAGCCCCGGCCCGGGCGACGGCATCTCCGGCCCGATCGTCGACATCGCCAAGAAGGTCAGCCCCCAGGTCGACGCCCTGGTCACCGGCCACACCCACCAGGCGTACGCGTGCACGATCCCGGACCCCTCCGGCAAGCCGCGCACGGTCACCTCGGCCGCGTCGTTCGGCAAGCTCTACACCGACACGACGCTCACGTACGACCGCCGCACCCGCGACATCGTGCGCACGTCCGTCGCGTCCGCCAACCACGTCGTCACCCGTGACGTGCCCAAGGCGGCGGACATGACCCGGCTCATCGACCGCTGGAACACGCTGGCGGCCCCGATCGCCAACAGGCCCGTCGGCCACATCTCCGCGGACATCGAGAACCCCGCCGACTCGCCCGAGCGTCCGGCCGGCAACCTGATCGCGGACGCCCAGCTGGAGGGCATGGCCCCGGCCGACAAGGGCGGTGCGCAGCTCGCGCTGATGAACCCGGGCGGCATCCGCGCCGGCCTGGTCCACAAGGCGTCCGGCAGCGAGGGTGACGGCGTCGTGACCTACGGCGAGGCCTTCACCGTGCAGCCGTTCACCAACATGATGACGGCGGTCGACCTTACCGGTGCCCAGCTGATCACCGCGCTCCAGCAGCAGGTCAGCGGCCCCAACCAGGCCGCGCCGAAGATCCTCCAGGTGTCGGAGGGCTTCACCTACACCCTGGACATGACGAAGACCGGTGCCGACCGGATCGTGACGGGCTCGGTGAAGCTGAACGGTGAGCCGATCGACCCGGCGAAGACCTACCGCGTCGCGATGAACGAGTTCCTCGCGGGCGGCGGCGACGGCTTCGCCGTGCTGAAGGAGCACAAGAACAAGCTGGTGGGCGCGTCCGACCTGGACCTGCTCAACGCCTACTTCGCCGCGCACTCCAGCCCGAGTGCCCCGCTGGCGCCGCCGGCCACGGGCCGGATCACGGTCGTCAGGTGA
- the pstS gene encoding phosphate ABC transporter substrate-binding protein PstS, which translates to MKLQRKNGLRATALGALAVSGALVLTACGSDDNTGGTGGAGEKTTAASNIKCDDAKGQLLAAGSTAQKNAMDLWVKNFQAACSGVEVNYQAIGSGGGITKFTQGQVAFAGSDSALKPEEVEESKKVCKTGQGINLPMVGGPVAIGYNLSGVDNLVLDAPTLAKIFDTKIKKWNDPAIAKLNPGVSLPGTTIQAFHRSDESGTTQNLHKYLSEAAPAEWKHDPKSKSWEAPGGQAASGSSGVASSVKGTEGAIGYFELSYATAQKISTVKLDTGASAPVEATTENASKAIAAAKVKGTGNDVALSLDYKTQADGAYPIILVTYEIACDKGNKTETLPALKAFLNYTVSDEGQKVLSDAGYAPLPTEIAAKVREIVPTLS; encoded by the coding sequence GTGAAGCTTCAGCGCAAGAACGGGCTTCGCGCCACCGCGCTCGGCGCCCTCGCCGTGTCCGGCGCCCTGGTCCTCACGGCGTGTGGTTCGGACGACAACACCGGCGGCACCGGCGGCGCCGGCGAGAAGACGACCGCCGCGTCGAACATCAAGTGCGACGACGCCAAGGGCCAGCTCCTGGCGGCGGGGTCGACCGCACAGAAGAACGCCATGGACCTCTGGGTGAAGAACTTCCAGGCGGCCTGCTCCGGCGTCGAGGTCAACTACCAGGCCATCGGCTCCGGCGGTGGCATCACCAAGTTCACCCAGGGCCAGGTGGCCTTCGCCGGCTCCGACTCCGCGCTGAAGCCGGAGGAGGTCGAGGAGTCCAAGAAGGTCTGCAAGACGGGCCAGGGCATCAACCTGCCGATGGTGGGCGGCCCCGTGGCCATCGGCTACAACCTCAGCGGCGTGGACAACCTCGTCCTCGACGCCCCCACCCTGGCCAAGATCTTCGACACGAAGATCAAGAAGTGGAACGACCCGGCGATCGCCAAGCTCAACCCGGGCGTCAGCCTCCCCGGCACCACGATCCAGGCGTTCCACCGCTCGGACGAGTCCGGCACCACCCAGAACCTGCACAAGTACCTCAGCGAGGCCGCCCCGGCCGAGTGGAAGCACGACCCGAAGTCGAAGTCGTGGGAGGCCCCCGGCGGCCAGGCCGCCAGCGGCTCCTCCGGTGTGGCTTCCTCCGTCAAGGGCACCGAGGGCGCGATCGGCTACTTCGAACTGTCCTACGCGACCGCCCAGAAGATCAGCACGGTCAAGCTCGACACCGGCGCCTCCGCCCCGGTCGAGGCCACCACCGAGAACGCCTCGAAGGCCATCGCCGCCGCCAAGGTCAAGGGCACCGGAAACGACGTCGCCCTCAGCCTCGACTACAAGACCCAGGCCGACGGCGCCTACCCGATCATCCTGGTCACGTACGAGATCGCCTGCGACAAGGGCAACAAGACGGAGACCCTGCCCGCGCTGAAGGCGTTCCTGAACTACACCGTCAGCGACGAGGGCCAGAAGGTCCTCTCGGACGCCGGCTACGCGCCGCTGCCGACCGAGATCGCGGCCAAGGTCCGCGAGATCGTCCCCACCCTGTCCTGA
- a CDS encoding RNA degradosome polyphosphate kinase has translation MSQQPAEVPVQNAQPSVGSIAAHRPHTVSGPVSDLEPDIDADLDAYEAEPEDAELPQGRFLDRERSWLAFNERVLELAEDPATPLLERANFLAIFASNLDEFFMVRVAGLKRRIATGVATRSASGLQPREVLELIWNRSRELMARHAACFQQDVAPALADEGIHLIRWPELTEKEQARLFTLFRQQIFPVLTPLAVDPAHPFPYISGLSLNLAVVVRNPVSGHRHFARVKVPPLLSRFLEASPQRYVPLEDVIAAHLEELFPGMEVLAHHMFRVTRNEDLEVEEDDAENLLQALEKELLRRRFGPPVRLEVEESIDPYVLDLLVRELKISESEVYPLPGPLDLTGLFGIVSLDRPELKYPKFIAGTHRDLAEVESASAPDIFAALRERDVLLHHPYDSFSTSVQAFLEQAAADPDVLAIKQTLYRTSGKSPIVDALIDAAESGKQVLVLVEIKARFDEQANIKWARKLEEAGCHVVYGLVGLKTHCKLSLVVRQEGDVLRRYSHVGTGNYHPKTARLYEDLGLLTADPQVGADLSDLFNRLSGYSRRETYRRLLVAPKSLRDGLVARVNKEIVHHRAGRPAYVRIKVNSMVDEAIIDALYRASRAGVPVDVWVRGICAIRPDVPGLSENIRVRSVLGRFLEHSRIFAFGNGGEPEVWIGSADMMHRNLDRRIEALVRVTDPAHRAALTRLLETGMSDSTSSWHLGPDGEWSRHATDADGQPLRHIQEMLIDARRRRRAQP, from the coding sequence ATGAGTCAGCAGCCCGCCGAGGTACCGGTCCAGAACGCCCAGCCGTCCGTCGGATCCATCGCCGCGCACCGCCCCCACACGGTGTCCGGCCCGGTCTCCGACCTGGAGCCCGACATCGACGCCGACCTCGACGCCTATGAGGCCGAACCGGAGGACGCGGAGCTGCCCCAGGGCCGTTTCCTGGACCGCGAGCGCAGCTGGCTCGCGTTCAACGAACGGGTCCTGGAACTCGCCGAGGACCCCGCCACACCCCTCCTCGAACGGGCGAACTTCCTGGCGATCTTCGCCTCGAACCTGGACGAGTTCTTCATGGTCCGGGTGGCCGGACTGAAGCGCCGCATCGCGACCGGCGTCGCCACCCGCTCCGCCTCCGGGCTGCAGCCCCGCGAGGTCCTGGAGCTGATCTGGAACCGCTCCCGCGAGCTCATGGCCCGGCACGCCGCCTGCTTCCAGCAGGACGTCGCCCCGGCCCTCGCCGACGAGGGCATCCACCTCATCCGCTGGCCCGAGCTCACGGAGAAGGAACAGGCCCGCCTGTTCACCCTCTTCCGCCAGCAGATCTTCCCGGTGCTCACCCCGCTGGCCGTGGACCCCGCGCACCCCTTCCCGTACATCTCGGGCCTGTCGCTGAACCTCGCCGTGGTCGTCCGCAACCCGGTCAGCGGCCACCGCCACTTCGCCCGGGTGAAGGTGCCGCCGCTGCTGTCCCGCTTCCTGGAGGCCTCGCCCCAGCGGTACGTGCCACTGGAAGACGTCATCGCGGCCCACCTGGAGGAGCTGTTCCCCGGCATGGAGGTGCTCGCGCACCACATGTTCCGGGTGACCAGGAACGAGGACCTGGAGGTCGAGGAGGACGACGCCGAGAACCTGCTCCAGGCCCTGGAGAAGGAGCTGCTGCGCCGGCGCTTCGGCCCGCCGGTCCGGCTGGAGGTCGAGGAGTCCATCGACCCGTACGTGCTGGACCTGCTCGTCCGGGAGCTGAAGATCTCCGAGTCCGAGGTCTACCCGCTGCCCGGCCCGCTGGACCTGACGGGCCTGTTCGGGATCGTGTCGCTCGACCGGCCCGAGCTGAAGTACCCGAAGTTCATCGCCGGCACCCACCGCGACCTCGCCGAGGTCGAGTCGGCGTCGGCGCCCGACATCTTCGCCGCGCTGCGGGAGCGGGACGTACTCCTGCACCACCCGTACGACTCCTTCTCCACCTCCGTCCAGGCCTTCCTGGAGCAGGCGGCGGCCGACCCGGACGTCCTCGCGATCAAGCAGACGCTGTACCGGACCTCCGGCAAGTCCCCGATCGTGGACGCCCTGATCGACGCCGCCGAGTCCGGCAAGCAGGTCCTCGTCCTCGTGGAGATCAAGGCACGCTTCGACGAGCAGGCCAACATCAAGTGGGCCCGGAAGCTGGAGGAGGCGGGCTGCCACGTGGTCTACGGCCTCGTCGGCCTGAAGACCCACTGCAAGCTGTCGCTCGTGGTGCGCCAGGAGGGCGACGTCCTGCGCCGCTACTCGCACGTCGGCACCGGCAACTACCACCCCAAGACCGCCAGGCTGTACGAGGACCTGGGGCTGCTCACCGCGGACCCGCAGGTCGGCGCCGACCTCTCCGACCTGTTCAACCGGCTCTCCGGCTACTCGCGCCGCGAGACGTACCGCCGGCTGCTGGTCGCCCCGAAGTCGCTGCGCGACGGACTCGTCGCCCGGGTCAACAAGGAGATCGTCCACCACCGGGCCGGCCGTCCCGCGTACGTCCGCATCAAGGTCAACTCGATGGTCGACGAGGCGATCATCGACGCCCTGTACCGCGCGTCCCGGGCCGGTGTGCCGGTGGACGTCTGGGTCCGCGGGATCTGCGCGATCCGGCCGGACGTCCCCGGCCTGTCCGAGAACATACGGGTCCGTTCCGTCCTCGGGCGCTTCCTCGAGCACTCCCGGATCTTCGCCTTCGGCAACGGCGGCGAACCCGAGGTGTGGATCGGCAGCGCCGACATGATGCACCGCAACCTCGACCGCCGTATCGAGGCACTCGTCCGGGTCACCGACCCGGCTCACCGCGCGGCCCTGACCCGGCTGCTGGAGACCGGCATGTCCGATTCCACCTCGTCCTGGCACCTCGGTCCGGACGGCGAGTGGAGCCGTCATGCCACGGACGCGGACGGACAACCACTGCGGCACATCCAGGAGATGCTCATAGACGCCCGGAGGCGCCGGCGTGCACAACCATGA